The Sulfurimonas aquatica genomic sequence ACCTCTTCTTTAAGAGTTTTTGGAAATGGGTACTCTTCAAACGCGAGGAGTTTACAACTGCTTTTGTCTATATCACACAGAGCGATATCAACTCCGTCAAGACTAGTCCCCGACATAACGCCAATATATAAGTTACTCATTGTTTCCCCCTAACTGCATTATAAAAAACGAAACTAAAGTCCCAATGACTATCTGCCAAGAAAAGCCCATAGTGATGCCAAAAGCATAAGGCTGTAGAGCTAAAACAGTTAAAAAGCCTCCAACAAGCGCAAATGGAACTGTTTTTTTATTTCCGCGTTTGGTAAAGATGGCTGAGAAGAAAACTCCAAGAAGTCCAGTATACGCAAACGCCATAACGCCAAGCGCGAAACCTATGAGAGAGAGTTCTGAGTACCTCTGCCAGAAGTAGCTCACTATCGCCATAAGTGAAAGTATAAACGCGAAGAAAAGAACGGCGTTTCTTGAGGCTTTTACAAAATGCTCTTCATCTATTTTGTTGTCGCGTTGGAGTTTCCATGGTTTATACAAATCTTCTATAGCCACGGATGCCATAGCCCCCAGCACTGAGTTGGTACTTGAGAGTGCCGCTGCAATAGCTCCCACAGTTACAAAACCACGAACACCTTCTGGCATCTCGTTTAAAATGTAGTACATAAAGATAGTGATTTTCTCACCCTCAAAGTTTTGACTCACGTCTGCATTTTGATAGTAGAGAAAAAGAAGCGCACCAATAGTTAAAAAAAGTAGCACTATGGGGATAGTTATGAGAATGGAGAGGATGAGTGACTTAGAAGCTTCATCTTTGTTCTTGCAAGAGAGAACTCTTTGCGTCATGTCTTGGTCGAGTCCAAACGCCGCTATGTTTAGAAGTAGCCATCCTGTAAGAAGACCGATAAGTGAGAACTTTCCATCGAGCGAAGTATCTATGAGAGTGAGTTTGTCACTATCTTTAAGTGCTTGTAAAATATCAATGCCATCAAGG encodes the following:
- a CDS encoding sodium:solute symporter, translated to MNSSFTSLDWAIFLAYFLVLALSSYLFSRVKISSSRDYFVSSNSMPMFAVALSIVATSQSAATFLGAPEFSYSNNFTFIGFYFSALLAVIFIAKYFVPKFYEINAITVYELLDKRYGESAKKQAGIMFLVGRIMASGARLYIGGLAISMILFLDISFLHMFISILILVFGALLYTYFGGVRSVILSDVIQAITYVSAGVVVVYFLYSSLDGIDILQALKDSDKLTLIDTSLDGKFSLIGLLTGWLLLNIAAFGLDQDMTQRVLSCKNKDEASKSLILSILITIPIVLLFLTIGALLFLYYQNADVSQNFEGEKITIFMYYILNEMPEGVRGFVTVGAIAAALSSTNSVLGAMASVAIEDLYKPWKLQRDNKIDEEHFVKASRNAVLFFAFILSLMAIVSYFWQRYSELSLIGFALGVMAFAYTGLLGVFFSAIFTKRGNKKTVPFALVGGFLTVLALQPYAFGITMGFSWQIVIGTLVSFFIMQLGGNNE